The following proteins are encoded in a genomic region of Gimesia algae:
- the eutB gene encoding ethanolamine ammonia-lyase subunit EutB, whose translation MLGAPLAVTVSLTQSRKVTAETESVGEVSIPEIHEGEDLYSYIDRRRGGFDPVLYRQLLGAANEFKEGDQMIGVAAADQPSQLNARSLLTNTRIKDINAHPVYQDNLTEYITPAKAVSTASRTIETVGDLKQFLLTENEAIIKQISQQLSSDVIGCVVKLMSQQELITVGSKIFNSLPGSQIGAKGYLGARIQPNSPTDNPDDIFWQVLDGWSYAVGDVVLGTNPVSSEPESVAAIELVLRDLLVTFGIDHVLPHCVLSHIDVQAEVERRSPGSTALWFQSIAGSDAANQTFDIDLKKMRDYARSRTGQYALYFETGQGADFTNGHSHGFDMVLHESRKYGFARALTREVATAQQASGREPAPWVHLNDVAGFIGPEVFRSREQLVRCCLEDIVMGKLHGLTIGLDVCSTLHMDVSLHDLDWCLDQIMPANPAYLMALPTKIDPMLGYLTTGFQDHVRIREKFGYRVNDALWSFFQELNVIDSQGKPTGNFGNPLYVYLQYRRKKGDTRGEEIILNEGRLQMNEVRSRGLFLAEGFGKTQAELAPALKIQIDQIYDDAKKSIWAELTPVFVASVPEVLPVETNSSDRLEYILHPTTGEQLSEPSVKSIRSLRESYLNKFNVQIVISDGLNALSIMQEGHLDPFLSLLRQELKSAGFSTADRNIIVRSGRVRAGYQVGELLFGGLSGNRAILHIIGERPGTGHRTFSVYMTSPDGSLWGKAGQVDHNITRVVSGVAATALKPETAARDTVRILQQMNAG comes from the coding sequence ATGCTGGGAGCACCGCTCGCGGTCACCGTTTCTTTGACGCAGTCCAGGAAAGTGACCGCTGAAACGGAAAGTGTCGGCGAGGTTTCGATCCCTGAGATTCACGAAGGGGAAGATCTGTATTCCTACATCGATCGTAGGCGCGGCGGTTTCGATCCTGTTTTGTATCGCCAGTTGCTCGGAGCCGCCAATGAATTCAAAGAGGGCGATCAAATGATCGGCGTGGCTGCCGCTGATCAACCCTCTCAGTTGAATGCCAGATCTCTGTTGACGAATACCCGTATCAAAGATATCAACGCTCATCCGGTCTATCAGGACAATTTGACTGAATACATTACCCCGGCGAAAGCCGTCTCAACCGCTTCCCGCACAATTGAAACCGTAGGAGATCTGAAACAGTTCCTCTTGACCGAAAACGAGGCAATCATCAAGCAGATCTCACAGCAGCTATCCAGCGATGTGATTGGCTGCGTTGTGAAACTGATGAGTCAGCAGGAACTGATTACGGTCGGCTCCAAAATCTTCAATTCATTACCAGGCAGCCAGATCGGCGCGAAAGGTTATCTGGGAGCCCGCATTCAACCGAACTCTCCGACTGACAATCCCGATGATATTTTCTGGCAGGTACTGGATGGCTGGTCGTATGCTGTGGGCGATGTCGTACTGGGAACGAATCCGGTTTCCAGTGAACCCGAATCGGTAGCAGCCATCGAACTGGTGCTCCGTGACCTGCTGGTGACATTTGGAATCGACCACGTTCTGCCGCATTGTGTGCTCTCACATATCGATGTGCAGGCCGAAGTCGAACGCCGCAGTCCCGGCAGTACGGCTCTCTGGTTTCAAAGTATCGCCGGCAGTGATGCCGCGAATCAGACCTTTGATATCGACCTGAAGAAAATGCGAGACTACGCCCGCTCGCGCACCGGGCAGTACGCTTTGTACTTTGAAACCGGGCAGGGGGCCGATTTCACTAATGGTCACAGCCATGGCTTCGATATGGTGCTGCACGAATCCCGTAAATATGGCTTCGCCCGCGCGTTGACGAGGGAAGTCGCGACCGCACAGCAGGCAAGCGGCCGGGAACCTGCTCCCTGGGTACACTTGAATGATGTCGCCGGCTTTATCGGCCCCGAAGTCTTCCGTTCGCGCGAACAGTTGGTTCGCTGCTGCCTGGAAGATATTGTCATGGGCAAACTGCATGGCCTGACTATTGGCCTGGATGTCTGCTCGACCCTGCATATGGACGTCTCTCTCCACGATCTTGACTGGTGTCTGGATCAGATCATGCCCGCCAACCCGGCTTACCTGATGGCTCTGCCGACAAAGATTGATCCCATGCTCGGTTATCTCACCACAGGATTTCAGGATCATGTCAGAATTCGCGAGAAGTTCGGCTACCGTGTCAATGATGCCCTGTGGTCGTTCTTTCAAGAATTGAACGTCATCGATAGCCAAGGCAAACCAACCGGGAACTTTGGGAATCCGTTGTACGTGTATCTGCAGTATCGACGGAAAAAAGGTGATACCCGCGGTGAAGAAATCATCCTGAATGAAGGCCGCCTACAGATGAACGAAGTCCGCAGTCGCGGTTTGTTTCTCGCGGAAGGCTTTGGGAAAACACAGGCTGAGTTGGCGCCGGCATTGAAGATCCAGATCGATCAGATTTATGACGATGCCAAAAAAAGTATCTGGGCAGAACTGACTCCGGTGTTTGTCGCCAGCGTGCCTGAAGTGCTTCCCGTGGAAACGAATTCCAGTGATCGGCTGGAGTACATCCTCCACCCCACAACCGGAGAACAACTTTCAGAGCCATCCGTCAAATCGATTCGGAGTCTGCGCGAATCCTATCTCAACAAATTTAACGTACAGATTGTGATTTCCGATGGACTCAATGCGCTGTCCATCATGCAGGAAGGACATCTCGATCCATTTCTCAGTCTGCTCAGACAGGAGTTAAAGTCCGCAGGGTTCTCTACCGCCGACCGCAATATTATCGTGAGATCAGGCCGCGTCCGTGCGGGATACCAGGTGGGGGAACTCCTGTTCGGAGGGTTATCCGGAAATCGGGCCATCCTGCATATCATCGGCGAACGACCGGGAACCGGGCACCGGACTTTCTCTGTTTATATGACATCGCCTGATGGATCACTCTGGGGAAAAGCAGGTCAGGTCGATCATAATATCACCCGCGTCGTTTCCGGAGTCGCAGCCACGGCACTCAAGCCGGAAACTGCTGCCCGCGACACCGTTCGCATCCTGCAACAGATGAATGCCGGTTGA
- a CDS encoding transcriptional regulator — protein sequence MNQKAIRFNQPDPDIIPAEIAALGDIISTFAYPEQKQLSACYQKIVKFSQRRIEILNMLTDSLSQMRLDSKLLLFDLDITREERDRAIAQLEEREW from the coding sequence ATGAATCAAAAAGCGATTCGTTTTAATCAACCTGATCCTGATATCATACCAGCGGAAATAGCTGCACTTGGTGATATCATTTCTACCTTCGCTTATCCCGAACAGAAACAACTGTCTGCCTGTTATCAGAAAATTGTGAAATTCTCCCAGCGGAGAATCGAAATTCTAAACATGTTGACTGATTCCCTTTCCCAGATGCGCCTCGATTCGAAATTACTGCTGTTTGACCTGGATATTACTCGGGAAGAACGTGACCGGGCGATTGCACAACTGGAAGAACGTGAATGGTAA
- a CDS encoding response regulator transcription factor: MATNLMINQLRLPPDYFPRVYIVDDDEAVRSSIIELIGSMGFQAMGYPSAEDFISKTDNQICGCVLSDLRMLGCNGIELLKLMNSTGYEIPFIILSAYVDVTNTVAAMSEGALTVLEKPYPEQELWDCIITAILLNSEQRQGRSWLWEFQNKEKRLTPAESEVMKLLLKGCSNKSISHLLELSQRTIVMRRKSILQKFEVENLIDLTKLITKAQIIQKQFPPWSSMVDTDSFQQDS; encoded by the coding sequence ATGGCGACTAATCTTATGATTAATCAACTTAGGCTCCCCCCCGATTACTTCCCTCGGGTCTATATTGTTGATGACGACGAAGCGGTGCGTTCTTCAATCATCGAATTGATCGGTTCCATGGGTTTTCAAGCCATGGGATACCCTTCCGCCGAGGATTTTATCTCAAAGACAGATAACCAGATTTGTGGTTGTGTCCTGTCCGACTTACGCATGTTGGGCTGTAATGGCATCGAACTGTTGAAACTGATGAATTCAACGGGATACGAGATACCATTCATCATCCTCTCTGCTTATGTTGATGTTACTAACACTGTCGCTGCAATGTCAGAGGGCGCTTTAACTGTACTGGAGAAACCATATCCGGAACAGGAATTATGGGACTGCATCATTACTGCGATTTTACTGAATTCAGAACAACGGCAGGGACGCAGCTGGCTTTGGGAGTTTCAAAATAAAGAAAAACGTTTAACTCCTGCTGAGTCAGAAGTCATGAAACTTCTTTTAAAAGGATGCTCCAATAAAAGTATCAGCCATTTACTGGAACTGTCACAGAGAACTATTGTCATGAGACGCAAATCAATATTACAGAAATTCGAAGTTGAAAATCTGATTGACCTGACAAAACTGATTACAAAAGCACAGATCATCCAAAAGCAATTCCCCCCCTGGTCAAGTATGGTTGATACAGATTCTTTCCAACAGGACTCCTGA
- a CDS encoding DUF1501 domain-containing protein, which produces MHNALTRREMLSCSGNSFGAAALACWLGSESSEAAEPDLNGGLHHRAKVKRVIQLFMNGGASPMDTFDYKPELKRLHGQNLGPKEKPEGFTGAVGSVMKSPFEFKQQGETGRWVSSVFPHQAQIVDELAFLMAMTTKTNVHGPASYMMNTGFMLPGFPCLGAWVSYALGNLADNLPTFVVLPDSRGLPYNQKANFSCGFLPAKHQGTLVNAASQTPIPDLFADAQYKFARGSADRDTVTLLQQLNRQHAASHPEDSRLEARIAAGELAAKMQLSAPEAFDLTRETKETHSAYGLDQKETEDFGRRCLLGRRLLERGTRFVQVWSGPQGAVNNWDNHGNIQTELPPIAKSVDQPIVALFRDLKSRGMLDDTLVIWTTEFGRTPFAQGSLGRDHNRGTFVTWLAGAGVKAGASHGKSDDLGYQTAEGKTYCYDLHATILHLLGIDHKRLTVRTAGIDRRLTDVHGHVVQEILS; this is translated from the coding sequence ATGCATAATGCTCTCACAAGACGAGAAATGCTCTCCTGTTCGGGAAACAGTTTTGGTGCAGCCGCGCTGGCCTGCTGGCTGGGAAGTGAATCATCAGAAGCTGCTGAACCTGATTTGAACGGTGGGCTGCATCATCGGGCGAAAGTGAAACGAGTCATTCAACTGTTCATGAATGGTGGTGCCAGCCCGATGGATACTTTCGACTATAAGCCTGAGTTGAAGCGGCTGCATGGACAAAATCTGGGACCGAAGGAAAAACCGGAAGGCTTTACCGGAGCCGTTGGTTCGGTGATGAAAAGTCCGTTTGAATTCAAACAGCAGGGAGAAACGGGCCGCTGGGTCAGTTCCGTCTTTCCGCATCAGGCTCAGATTGTCGACGAGTTGGCTTTCTTGATGGCGATGACGACAAAAACAAACGTGCATGGACCAGCCAGTTACATGATGAATACCGGCTTCATGCTACCAGGCTTCCCCTGCCTGGGGGCCTGGGTCTCTTACGCTCTGGGAAATCTTGCTGATAATCTCCCGACGTTTGTAGTACTTCCCGACAGTCGTGGGCTCCCTTACAATCAGAAAGCCAATTTCAGTTGTGGATTCCTCCCCGCGAAGCATCAGGGAACCCTGGTCAATGCCGCCAGTCAGACTCCGATTCCAGATCTGTTTGCCGACGCACAATACAAATTCGCCCGCGGTTCAGCCGATCGAGATACTGTGACATTGTTACAGCAGTTGAATCGACAACATGCCGCCTCTCATCCGGAAGATAGCCGGCTGGAAGCCCGCATCGCAGCCGGGGAACTCGCGGCTAAAATGCAGTTGAGTGCCCCGGAAGCGTTTGATCTGACTCGCGAAACCAAAGAAACTCATTCCGCCTACGGACTCGATCAAAAAGAAACCGAAGACTTTGGCAGACGCTGTCTGTTGGGGAGACGCCTGCTCGAGCGGGGGACACGGTTTGTGCAGGTCTGGAGCGGCCCGCAAGGCGCGGTCAACAACTGGGACAACCACGGCAATATTCAAACGGAACTCCCCCCCATTGCCAAAAGTGTCGATCAACCAATTGTAGCCTTGTTTCGGGATCTGAAATCGCGGGGTATGCTGGATGATACGCTGGTCATCTGGACGACCGAATTTGGTCGCACTCCCTTTGCACAGGGAAGTCTGGGCCGCGATCATAATCGGGGAACATTCGTGACCTGGCTGGCGGGAGCAGGTGTGAAAGCGGGAGCCAGTCATGGAAAAAGTGATGATCTGGGATACCAGACTGCGGAAGGGAAAACGTACTGTTATGACCTGCATGCTACAATCCTGCATCTGTTGGGGATTGATCATAAACGGTTAACGGTCCGCACGGCTGGTATTGACCGTCGTCTGACGGATGTGCACGGCCACGTGGTGCAGGAGATCTTGAGTTAA
- a CDS encoding IclR family transcriptional regulator, whose translation MKTATTSVPALERGLDVLEVLNQVPDGLGISELATRLSLNKNAVFRITHTLMDRQYLERDPLSKRFRLSTKFLTLGLPQVGDVSLVEEALPIMRVLRDETRETVQLGLRVGDEGVIIEQVSGLHPLRIAVDIGLRFPLHNNAPGKILLAWQSVSDLEETLKRIPLTQDTPRTLTDPKSLQQECEQVRQRGYATDYAEADEGIHCISAPVIGQDEQLIAVLWVSAPSKRLPKAMFASVGKHILQSANEISRRLIQ comes from the coding sequence ATGAAAACAGCGACAACAAGTGTGCCTGCGCTGGAGCGTGGCCTGGATGTATTGGAAGTCCTGAATCAGGTACCCGATGGTCTGGGAATCAGCGAACTGGCTACTCGGCTCTCACTCAATAAGAATGCCGTCTTTCGTATTACTCATACGCTGATGGATCGCCAGTATCTCGAACGCGATCCGCTAAGTAAACGCTTTCGATTGTCGACAAAGTTCCTGACCCTTGGTTTGCCACAGGTCGGGGATGTCAGTCTGGTAGAAGAAGCCTTACCCATCATGCGGGTTTTGCGCGACGAGACCCGCGAAACAGTTCAGCTCGGACTCCGCGTCGGCGATGAAGGCGTTATCATCGAGCAGGTGAGCGGACTGCATCCATTACGGATTGCCGTCGATATCGGGTTACGCTTTCCTCTCCATAATAATGCTCCTGGTAAAATTCTGTTGGCCTGGCAGAGTGTATCTGACCTGGAAGAGACACTGAAACGAATTCCCTTAACACAAGATACTCCGCGAACTCTCACAGATCCAAAATCGTTACAGCAGGAATGTGAACAGGTTCGCCAGCGAGGTTATGCGACTGATTATGCAGAAGCGGACGAAGGAATCCACTGCATTTCTGCACCTGTCATCGGGCAAGATGAACAACTGATTGCCGTCCTCTGGGTATCGGCTCCTTCGAAACGGCTGCCTAAAGCAATGTTCGCGAGTGTCGGAAAGCACATCTTGCAGAGCGCCAATGAAATATCCAGGAGGCTCATCCAATGA
- a CDS encoding PSD1 and planctomycete cytochrome C domain-containing protein, with the protein MKDLFVSCLFLNLLMPVSGSFADENKFFRDSVEPILNKHCYDCHSHTAGLMEGGLTLDWQSGWKTGGTRGPAIIPGQPDLSLLIKAVQHTDPELQMPETKMSQEEIAILVRWVEQGAVDPRNTKPVSETANATDWWSLKPLERPDVPAFSVGNPIDAFIQARLKEEGISASQPADRRTLIRRLTYDLHGLPPTLADVEAFENDTAPDAYDQLVNCLLESSHYGERWARHWLDTVHFADSHGFEHDVFRPHAWRYRDYVIQQLNVDVPWSQFIREQLAVDYFFPEKTDLMPALGFLGAGPYDQSAAATAPKSFEYLDRDDLVTQTMGAFVSTTANCARCHTHKFDPITQSDYFALQAVFAGVGKGDISFDVERDIAVQRTRWQALKTAAVNQKSEELLKPENQKIVAEWERVRRPQPQWETLQPDVFVSTYGANLKRLPDGSILSEAEPTDQETVVVTGSTEKLSIVSAVRLDLLTDDSLPHNGPGRAHNGNLHLSEFELQIFPANASSGTAIPIKRATADFNQAGWTIQHALDGNPKTAWGIYPQVSVGHFAIFEPQMPLKVDPDTRLVVTLKQLHGGAHTIGRFKLSVTNSPNLDVIALTAEAETALTIPQHQRTPEQHLTLASVVLKHRAEQELKQLPPQEKVYAAAAEAVNERGMVKFSQPREIHLLARGDLGKPREVVPPGALTALSPLPGRFDLPASHTESARRAALADWLADSRNPLTWRSIANRVWHYHFGTGLCDTPNDFGRMGGKPSHPELLDWLACELRDNNGSLKHLHRLICNSNTYRQSSASRSELVKLDPENRLLARRSRRRLDADSYRDSVLLVSGELDLKRGGPGDAHFTTTPGPQVTPVLHYDQFDLNRPDAHRRSIYRVVWRGIPDPLMDALDFPDLGLLAPTRGFSASPLQSLVLLNNRFVLHFAQKMAERAAKSESKLSDQIRQVIRWTWLREPTTEELNQMSALARQHGLESVCRLVLNSNEFLFVE; encoded by the coding sequence ATGAAAGACCTCTTCGTCTCATGCTTGTTTCTGAATCTGCTGATGCCGGTTTCCGGAAGCTTCGCTGACGAGAACAAATTCTTTCGTGATTCGGTTGAACCCATTCTGAATAAGCACTGTTATGATTGTCACTCTCATACTGCCGGACTTATGGAAGGAGGACTCACTCTGGACTGGCAGAGTGGCTGGAAAACAGGGGGGACGCGAGGTCCTGCAATCATTCCGGGCCAACCGGATCTAAGCCTCTTGATTAAAGCGGTTCAGCACACGGATCCCGAATTACAGATGCCTGAAACAAAAATGTCTCAAGAGGAGATTGCGATACTGGTACGCTGGGTGGAGCAGGGGGCCGTTGATCCCCGGAATACAAAGCCAGTCAGCGAAACTGCAAACGCAACCGACTGGTGGTCTTTGAAACCACTTGAGCGTCCAGATGTACCTGCCTTTTCAGTCGGAAATCCGATCGATGCGTTTATCCAGGCACGCCTGAAAGAAGAAGGTATATCCGCCTCCCAGCCTGCAGATCGTCGTACCTTGATTCGGCGATTAACTTATGATTTACATGGTTTACCACCCACCCTTGCTGATGTGGAAGCTTTTGAAAATGACACGGCCCCTGATGCATACGATCAACTGGTAAATTGTTTGCTGGAATCTTCACACTACGGTGAACGCTGGGCGCGCCATTGGCTTGATACGGTCCACTTTGCTGACTCGCATGGGTTCGAACACGATGTCTTTCGCCCGCATGCCTGGAGGTATCGTGATTATGTCATTCAGCAATTGAATGTAGATGTTCCCTGGTCACAATTTATTCGCGAGCAACTCGCCGTCGATTATTTCTTTCCTGAGAAAACCGATCTGATGCCGGCTCTCGGATTCCTGGGGGCAGGACCTTACGACCAGAGCGCTGCTGCGACCGCTCCGAAATCATTTGAGTATCTGGATCGGGATGACCTGGTGACGCAGACCATGGGGGCTTTTGTCAGTACTACTGCCAATTGCGCGCGATGCCATACCCATAAATTCGATCCCATCACTCAGTCAGATTACTTTGCTCTCCAGGCTGTGTTTGCCGGTGTCGGAAAAGGAGATATTTCATTCGACGTTGAGCGAGATATCGCAGTGCAGCGCACTCGCTGGCAAGCATTGAAAACTGCAGCAGTAAATCAGAAATCGGAAGAGTTGTTAAAACCGGAAAATCAAAAAATCGTTGCAGAGTGGGAGCGAGTGCGTCGTCCTCAACCGCAGTGGGAAACATTACAGCCAGATGTATTCGTTTCAACATATGGCGCAAATTTAAAACGTTTACCTGATGGTTCTATTCTGTCAGAAGCGGAACCGACCGATCAGGAAACGGTTGTCGTGACGGGGAGTACTGAAAAGCTTTCCATCGTCTCCGCGGTCCGACTGGATCTATTGACCGATGATTCGCTTCCACACAATGGGCCCGGCAGAGCTCATAATGGTAATCTGCATTTGAGTGAATTCGAACTACAGATATTTCCGGCAAATGCGTCGTCCGGTACTGCTATTCCCATCAAGCGGGCAACAGCTGATTTCAATCAGGCTGGCTGGACGATTCAGCATGCCCTCGATGGGAATCCGAAAACCGCCTGGGGCATTTATCCCCAGGTCAGCGTTGGTCATTTTGCCATTTTCGAACCGCAAATGCCATTAAAGGTAGACCCCGATACCAGGCTGGTTGTCACATTGAAACAGTTGCACGGCGGAGCTCATACGATCGGGCGATTTAAACTCTCTGTGACCAACTCACCAAATCTGGATGTGATTGCACTCACTGCTGAAGCAGAAACGGCGCTCACTATTCCTCAGCACCAGAGAACACCGGAACAACATTTGACGCTGGCGTCCGTGGTTTTGAAACATCGTGCAGAACAGGAATTAAAGCAGCTCCCGCCTCAGGAGAAGGTCTATGCGGCTGCAGCGGAGGCTGTGAATGAACGTGGAATGGTGAAGTTTTCACAGCCTCGCGAAATCCATCTGCTCGCGCGAGGCGATCTCGGAAAACCACGCGAAGTCGTTCCTCCGGGAGCTTTGACTGCATTGTCGCCATTACCAGGTCGGTTTGATTTACCCGCTTCGCATACTGAATCAGCGAGGCGGGCCGCTCTGGCAGACTGGCTGGCTGATTCAAGAAATCCTTTGACCTGGCGAAGCATTGCCAATCGAGTCTGGCATTATCATTTTGGAACAGGGCTTTGTGATACACCCAACGATTTTGGACGCATGGGAGGCAAGCCTTCACATCCGGAACTGCTGGACTGGCTGGCCTGTGAATTACGTGATAACAATGGGTCGCTAAAACACCTGCATCGTCTGATTTGTAACAGCAATACGTACCGCCAGTCATCAGCTTCCCGTTCCGAACTGGTGAAACTCGATCCGGAAAATCGACTGTTAGCCCGCAGGTCACGACGACGCCTTGATGCGGACAGCTATCGAGATTCCGTACTGCTCGTCAGCGGAGAACTTGATCTGAAGCGGGGCGGGCCTGGAGATGCACATTTCACAACGACTCCCGGCCCTCAGGTCACTCCCGTTCTGCATTATGATCAGTTCGATTTAAATCGACCGGACGCACACAGGCGAAGTATCTACCGTGTCGTCTGGCGGGGAATTCCCGATCCTCTGATGGATGCGCTGGATTTCCCGGATCTGGGGCTGCTGGCTCCGACACGCGGTTTTTCTGCTTCGCCTCTGCAGTCGCTGGTATTGTTAAACAATCGATTTGTTTTACATTTCGCTCAGAAGATGGCCGAACGAGCAGCTAAGTCGGAATCAAAATTATCGGACCAAATCAGACAAGTGATCCGCTGGACCTGGCTGCGTGAGCCAACAACTGAAGAGTTGAACCAAATGTCAGCACTGGCACGGCAGCATGGTCTGGAATCGGTCTGTCGTCTGGTTCTCAACAGTAATGAATTTCTGTTTGTCGAGTAA